The window CGTCGAGGAAGTCCTCGAAGACGAGGACGCCGACACCGACGAGATCGAGTCCGTCACCGAGGCGCTCACGGAGGAGCTCCAGGAGATCGGCAAGCAAATGTACGAGGGACAGCAGGCCGCGCAGGCCGGTCCGGGCGGCGCCGGCGGCGCGGCCGGCCCCGGCGGCATGGGCGGCGCAGCCGGCCCCGGCGGTGCGGCCGGTCCGGGCGGTGCAGCCGGTCCGGGCGGCGCGGGCCCCGACGGAGACGACGAGGAGTACGTCGACGCCGACTTCGAGGACGTTGACGAGAACGACGACGAGTAGTCGTTCTCGTCAGCCAACCGGGACTGCGACGCAGTTCTGGTGACATGGACGACGAAGACGAAGCGTAGCTTTCCGCGTCGGCCTCGATTCGCCCCGTCTCGGGCCTCCGCCCGCGGACGGACCCCTTAACACGACCCAGCCACGAACGACTCAACAACGAACGTAACGCATGAGCGAGAACTTTTACGACGTCCTCGGTGTGTCGCGGGACGCCAGCGAGGAGGAGATCAAGAAGGCGTACCGCAAGAAGGCCGCCAAACACCATCCCGACGTCAGCGACGACGACGACGCCGAGGAGCGGTTCAAGAAGATCCAGAAGGCTAAGGAGGTGCTCACCGACGAACAGAAGCGCCAGCAGTACGACCAGCTCGGCCACGACCGCTTCACCGAGGCCGACAAGCGCGGCGCGACGGGCGGCGGCGGTCCCGGCGGCGCCGGCGGGCCCTTCGGCGGGGCCGGCGGCGCCGGCGGCGCCGGCGGCTTCGAGGACATCTTCAACCAGTTCTTTGGCGGGGGCGGCGGCGGCCGCGGCGGTGGCGGCGGCAACCGCCCCCGTCAGGGGCGTGATCTCCGGACGGGCCTCACGATCGACCTCGAGGAGGCGTTCGAGGGCGCGACCAAGGAGGTCACGCTCACCCGCCCGACGACCTGCGACACCTGCGACGGCGCGGGGCACCCCCCGGACGCCGACGTGCAGACCTGTTCTCAGTGTAACGGGCGAGGACAGGTCCAGCAGGTCCAGCAGACGCCGCTCGGCCGCGTCCAGCAGACGTCGACGTGCCCGCGGTGTGAGGGCGAGGGCGAGCTGTACAGCGAGGACTGCCCCGACTGCGGCGGCGACGGCGTCGTCCGCGAGGAGGCGACGCTCTCCGTGGAGATCCCGGCCGGGATCCGCTCCGGACAGAGCCTCCGGATGGAGCGCGAGGGCGCCCCCGGCGAGAACGGCGGCCCCAACGGCGACCTGCTGATCGAGGTCGACGTCGACGTCGGCGACCGCTACGAGCGCGACGGCGACGATCTCCGCGTCAGCGAGGCCATCTCCTTCCCGCAGGCCGTCTTCGGCGACACGATCGAGGTCGAGACGGTCGACGGCAGCGTGGAGATGGATATCCCCGCCGGCACGCAGAGCGGCGAGACGTTCCGGCTCGAAGGGAAGGGGATGCCCCGGCTGCGGCGGCGCGGCCGCGGCGACCTCTTCGTGCAGGTCGGCGTCGTGATCCCGGACTCGCTCAACGAGGAGCAGCGCGAGGCGCTGGAGGCGTTCGCCGAGGCCGGCGGCGAGGACATCGACGTCGGCGGCGGCTTCTTCGAGCGGTTGAAGAGCTCCTTCTAGCGCCCCCGGCTTCCCCGACCCGTAGCTTTTCCGGCGCGCGTCGCGTATCGGAGCGCATGGGCTACGACACCACCGCCTACGACGACGTCGAACCGCGCGCGCCGGGGATGTACTTCCTCCGCGACGCGCTCGACTGCGAGAAGCTCGGCGTGACCGTCGTGGAGGCCGACGACGGCTGGGAGGGCATGGAACACGACCACGCCGACGCCGGCCACGAGGAGGTGTACGTGCTGCTCCACGGCGCGGCGACGCTGACCGTCGACGGCGAGGCCGTCGAGCTCGCCCCCGGCGACGCGGTCCGGGTCGACGGCGACGCCACGCGCGACCTCTCCTTCGCCGCCGACGGCTCGAAGATGGTCATCGCCGGCGCTCCCTGACGCCGGTTCGATGATAGTCATCGCCGGCGCGCCCTGAGAGCGGAGTTCGACGAGCGCCGCACGCCTCGTTTTTAAGTCTCGCCCGCTCCGAGCCTCCGGCATGGACGTCGTCGGCGATCTCCTCGCACGCGATCGGCGGAGCCGCGACATCGCGCTCGTCACGCCCGACGGGCGCGAGCGCACGTATCGCGACCTGATCACGAACGCGTACAAGGCGGCGAACGTGCTCCGCTACCTCGGCGCGCGCGAGGGGTCGACCGTCGCCGTCGAGCCGGCGCCCGGACTCCACACGACGCTCGCCTTCCTCGGCGCGGCCGGGCTGGGCGCCCCGGTCCGGTTCGACCCCGCGGCGGGGATCGGTCGCGGCGACCGCGTCGTCCTCGTCGACGTGGCCGACGAGTCGGCGACGGAACCGGCGCCCGGAACCAGCCTCGCCGCCTTCGGCGGCCCGCCGGAGCGGCCCGAGACGACCCACTGGGAGCAGGAGCTGTGGAGCGAGAACCCCGGCATGCCGCCGAGCGCGGTCGGCCCAGATGACCCCGTCCTGCGGGCGCTGGGAGACGGCGAGCCGGACGGAACCGGCGACGTCGCTCACCGCGCGCTCCTCGACGCGGCCGCGGCGGTCGTCGACGAACACGGGCTCGAACCGGGCGACAGGGTCGCGCTCCGCGGCGGACTCGCGGACCCGCGGGCGCTGGCCGCGGGCGTCGTCGCCCCGCTCGCGGCCGGCGCGACGGCCGTCCTCGCGGGCGATAGCGCGGAGCGCGACGAGCCGACCGCCACGGGTGACGAGCCGACCGTGACCGTAGGGGAAGCGGGGAGCGACCCGCGACCCGTGACGCTCCCGACGGTCGGCGACCGGTAGACGGGAAAAACGGCGACGGCCGCCGACTCAGT is drawn from Halorubrum sp. CBA1229 and contains these coding sequences:
- a CDS encoding AMP-binding protein, which translates into the protein MDVVGDLLARDRRSRDIALVTPDGRERTYRDLITNAYKAANVLRYLGAREGSTVAVEPAPGLHTTLAFLGAAGLGAPVRFDPAAGIGRGDRVVLVDVADESATEPAPGTSLAAFGGPPERPETTHWEQELWSENPGMPPSAVGPDDPVLRALGDGEPDGTGDVAHRALLDAAAAVVDEHGLEPGDRVALRGGLADPRALAAGVVAPLAAGATAVLAGDSAERDEPTATGDEPTVTVGEAGSDPRPVTLPTVGDR
- a CDS encoding cupin domain-containing protein encodes the protein MGYDTTAYDDVEPRAPGMYFLRDALDCEKLGVTVVEADDGWEGMEHDHADAGHEEVYVLLHGAATLTVDGEAVELAPGDAVRVDGDATRDLSFAADGSKMVIAGAP
- the dnaJ gene encoding molecular chaperone DnaJ; protein product: MSENFYDVLGVSRDASEEEIKKAYRKKAAKHHPDVSDDDDAEERFKKIQKAKEVLTDEQKRQQYDQLGHDRFTEADKRGATGGGGPGGAGGPFGGAGGAGGAGGFEDIFNQFFGGGGGGRGGGGGNRPRQGRDLRTGLTIDLEEAFEGATKEVTLTRPTTCDTCDGAGHPPDADVQTCSQCNGRGQVQQVQQTPLGRVQQTSTCPRCEGEGELYSEDCPDCGGDGVVREEATLSVEIPAGIRSGQSLRMEREGAPGENGGPNGDLLIEVDVDVGDRYERDGDDLRVSEAISFPQAVFGDTIEVETVDGSVEMDIPAGTQSGETFRLEGKGMPRLRRRGRGDLFVQVGVVIPDSLNEEQREALEAFAEAGGEDIDVGGGFFERLKSSF